Genomic DNA from Paracoccus aminophilus JCM 7686:
CAGGAAGAAGAGCGCGGGCGTGAAAAGCGCCATGCCGGACAGAAGCAGAAGGATCAGCGAGATCGCGGTGACCCAATGGTTGACGCGGGTAAAGCCTCGGTAACGGCTGACCGTGACCGGGCGCAGGCTTTCGAGATGGTCGCCCGATTGCGAGAAATGGCGCGGCTCGCTCATCACACCTCCTCCTGCGCTTGCGGCGGCTGCGGCTGGGGCGTGCCGTCAATTTGGGTGACCAGCGCCTCGGCATGGACCTCATCCTCGGCGCTGACCTTATTGGCGCGCCCCAGAAGCCCGTGCAGGATCGAGCCGACCGCAGCCAGGCCGATGGCCGCCAGACCGATGGTCTTGGTCGGCCCCTTCCAGCCCGCCACCACCGGCGAAATCCGCGGCTCTTCGGGCAGGTCCGAATAGATCGCGGGCTTGTCGGCATGGTGGAGGACATAGAAGACATGCGTCCCGCCGACGCCCGGCGGATCATAGATCCCGGCATTGGCATAGCCGCGCGATTTCAGATCCTCGACCCGTTCATTGGCATGGGCGACCATGTCTTCCTTGGTGCCGAAGACGATGGCTTGGGTCGGGCAAGCCTTGGCGCAGGCCGGACCTTGCCCCACCGCCACGCGATCCGAACAGAGCGTGCATTTGTAGGATTTATGCGTGGTTTTCGAGACGCGCGGGATGTTGAACGGACAGCCCGAGATGCAATAGCCGCAGCCGATGCAGTTCTCGTGGATGAAATCGACGATGCCGTTCGAATATTGCACGATGGCACCCGGTGCCGGGCAGGCTTTGAGACAGCCCGGATCCTCGCAATGCATGCAGCCATCCTTGCGGATCAGCCATTCGAAATCGCCGGTCTCGGGGTTGTCGTATTCGGCAAAGCGCATCAGCGTGAACATCTCGGGCCCGAGATCCGAGGGGTTCTGATAGCTGCCGACATTGTGCTCGATCGGCGGCGTGGTGTCGTTCCATTCCGCACAGGCCGATTGGCAGGCCTTGCAGCCGATGCATTTCGACACGTCGATCAGCTTGGCGACCGGGGTCAGCTGCCGCTCTGGCGGGGGAAGATCGGGCATGGCCGAGGCGCGGACGACATCGCCCGCACCAAGATTTGCCATCATCGGCTGCACCGGCGGGTTCGCGACCGCCGTGCGCGGGCTGTCGAGCTTCGGATCGCTGCTCATGACACCGCCTCCCCTGCAGAGGGTTCGATATTGACGAGGAAGGCCTTGAATTCGGGCGTGTCGATATTCGCATCGCCCACGAAAGGCGTCAGGCTGTTCGGCCCGAAGCCCTTGCGCGTGGCCCCGATAAAGCCCCAATGCAGCGGGATGCCGACGACATGGACGGTCTTGCCGTCGCAGATCAGCGGCTTGATCCGCTTGGTCACCAAGGCCACCGCCCAGACCTGACCGCGCTTGGACCAGACCCGAACCCT
This window encodes:
- the fdxH gene encoding formate dehydrogenase subunit beta, which translates into the protein MSSDPKLDSPRTAVANPPVQPMMANLGAGDVVRASAMPDLPPPERQLTPVAKLIDVSKCIGCKACQSACAEWNDTTPPIEHNVGSYQNPSDLGPEMFTLMRFAEYDNPETGDFEWLIRKDGCMHCEDPGCLKACPAPGAIVQYSNGIVDFIHENCIGCGYCISGCPFNIPRVSKTTHKSYKCTLCSDRVAVGQGPACAKACPTQAIVFGTKEDMVAHANERVEDLKSRGYANAGIYDPPGVGGTHVFYVLHHADKPAIYSDLPEEPRISPVVAGWKGPTKTIGLAAIGLAAVGSILHGLLGRANKVSAEDEVHAEALVTQIDGTPQPQPPQAQEEV